ATTTATAAACAGGCTTTACTAAAGGAAGCGGAACGACTCGTACAAGCCAACATTCTTCATGAAAAAGAAGATATTTACTATCTCTCTTTTGAAGAATTGCAGGAAACTATACGCACCAATAAACTGGATTACCAGGTCATCGACAAACGAAAAAATGAGTACAGATTATATGAAAAATTAACTCCCCCACGTGTTATCACATCTGATGGCGAAATCATTACAGGTCAATACAAACGAGAAAATATCCCCGCTGAAGCTATTGTAGGCCTGGCTGTTTCTTCGGGCGTTGTAGAGGGGCGAGCTCGTGTGATCCTGAATATAGAAGGGGCTGATCTGGAAGATGGCGACATACTAGTCACCTCCTTTACTGACCCCAGCTGGACTCCATTGTTTTTATCCATAAAAGGCTTAGTTACGGAAGTGGGCGGACTGATGACGCATGGAGCCGTTATCGCACGTGAATATGGCTTGCCAGCCGTTGTCGGAGTGGAGAATGCAACCAAACTGATAAAAGATGGCCAACGAATTCGCGTGCATGGAACAGAAGGGTATATCGAATTTTTGTAATGGATAATTAAGGGGGGGTAATTATGGGCAGTGGCGGTCATTTAAGCTTGCCGCTGCATTTAATTCAAACACATACAGGCCTAGCATTCGTTTCACCTAACCCACAGGGCAATACCATGATTCCGCTAACTAGCGGTAGTATCATCCAAAAGTGATTTCCTGCATGAATTAGTGTTCAATTCTCCTGTATGATAAACTTGCAAGAAGTTATTAATAACTGCAAAGTGACCGACACTCAAGTCATGTGGAGTGCGGAGCTCGGATGGACTTTATCGGAAAAGGCTGAAAACCAAAACTTGTGATGGTTTTCTTGCTCCTTTTCACACTGTCTTTTGATTAGACACACTCCCGGACATTACGTCAAAAGCTATGTGCAGGCCTTCAAGCTGGAATATGTACATAGCTCGAACGCTATTGAAGAGCATACCAGTTTGTTAAAGCCAGCATTGCCCAGGTCGTTGCTCAAGCTCTTTTTCCAGCTTATCCGGGACTGGAGAGACGCTTTGAGCGCGACTTTTTTCAAAGCGAGAAGTCCATGCGGCTTTTGTTTTATAAATTCAGTCCATTTAAAGCGGCTGGGAGGTATAAATATGCTAAAAACGATATTAGTTGTAGACGACGATGAAGAAATCGTAAAACTCATCACAAAGAGTTTAAGATACGAGCAATTTGCAATAACTTCGGCATATTCTGGGAAAGAAGCCTTATCCGCATTGGAAGAAAATCATATTGATTTCATCGTTCTTGATATAGTGATGCCTGATATGGATGGACTTGATGTCTGCAGAAGTATCCGAAACTCTTATAATGTTCCAATTTTGTTTTTAAGTGCGCGTGATAAGGACATTGATAAAATCGTCGGGCTCGAAATAGGAGCAGACGATTACATGACCAAACCTTTCAGTATTCAGGAGCTTGTCTCCAGGATAAAGGCTCACTTCAGAAAAGTGGACAGGCTTTTTAAAGAGTGGGATGAACTTAGTCCCAGTAACGAAAAGGCGGATTCTCCGCTCATTCTGAACGATAAGACGTTTGAAGCATTCCTGAATAGCAGGAAGCTCGACTTGTCAACGAAGGAATTTCAGATTCTGTCTGTCCTCATGCGCCACCCCAATAATGTATTGACTCGTGAGCAGATATATGAAAACGTCTGGGGAGACGAATACGGAGAAATAAATACCGTAACGGTTCATATAAAAAATATCCGTAAGAAACTTGGTCCTGAATATGACTTTATTAAAACAATATGGGGCATAGGATATAAATACACGGAAAGAGAGCAATAGTATGAAACTGAAAATAAAGCTTCCTCTTTTGTTCCTGCTGATGTTTATAATATTCATGTTTTCGATTGGAATGTACCTGAAGCTTGTCTTTGCAGTATATTCTCCTATACGCAGTTCATTACTGGACTCGCGATATATAGCATTGCTCCTGCCCATATTTGCAATTGCCTGCATCATATTTATTATTCTAATTATCTATATTCATTTTTGCATAGAGAAACCCATTCAGCTTCTGAATACCAGGCTTGAAGAAGTAAATATTGTACATCCACTGCCTCCCCTAGTTCTAAGAAGTAATGACGAGATCGGAGAACTTTATAAACACTTCAATAAGATGGAGCATCGGCTTCAACTCGCGCACAAAGAGCAGACCGATATGATCGCGGCAATTGCCCACGACTTGAAAACTCCCTTGACATCTATTAATGGCTTTACTGAACTGCTGGCTATGCACAAGGATTTACCAGAAACTGAAAAGCAGGAATATTATGATTTGATTCAAAAGAAGTCAGGATATATGGTCGAACTCATCAATGATTTCTCCAGCTTCACCAAAGAAAAACTGGAGTTGGAATCTATGGTAGCTAAACCTGTAAAAGCATCAAAATTATTTGAAAACATTGCCCTTGAATATGAATATGAGTTGGCGGGACTTGACAATGAGCTTACTTGCCGCCATTCATTCACGGAAAATATATGGCTGATGATCAATGAACCGATGATACGTCGGGTTTTCGGCAACCTCTTTAGCAATGCTGTAAGATATGGAGGGAAAAATAAGCTGAAAGTGTATATGACCGGTTACCCGCTAGGACAGTATGCCTTTTTTCAAATCGAGGATAATGGAATTGGAGTGCCGGATAAGGATATATCTTCTCTGTTCCTCAAATTTTTCACTGTGAATAAATCGCGACAAATCCAAAAGGGCGGGCTGGGGCTGGGTCTTGCAAGCTGTAAATCCATTATTGAACATCATAGGGGCGAAATTGACGCCTACCCTTCCGAATATGGCGGTTTGGGGATAAGATTCAGCCTTCCCTTGGCCGCACAACACTGATTTTATTTTTTGCACATTTTCTTTTACTACAGGAGTTAAAGGCTGCTGCCAGCTATGAACACCCAGGCAGCAGCCATTTTTTATTTTTTTAGTGTTTTATAATTTTTTATATTCTCTTTACAAACATTTATTTTTCTTTTAAAGAAGCTTTATCTTTGTGTTGTAAAAATTACTTGTAGTAAAAAAACTACAAGAACTAGAACTGGAAAAGGGGGATGTTACAATGTCAATTGAGTTCAGCCGTTGGCCCAATCACTACATGATGTCATACCAAGTCACCAAAGCTTTAGGTATGGCAAGCCTCGGTGCTACGGACGTCACCGAGATCTACGAGGCCTGCAAAAAAATCGACCCCGAAGACAAGGACACGTGGCACAGGGAATGGCTCATAACGGCTCAGGCATTGGAAAGACACGGCAAGGAGGCCGAAACAGCTGGAAACTGGTATACAGCACGAAACTGCTACATTCGTGCCTGCAATTACTACAGAATTGCAGAATATACGGTGATGGATGATGACACCGAGAAAATCCGTGTATTTAAAAAAGTAAATGAACTCTTCGAAGCTGCCGGGAAGTACTTCGATGTCCAACCGGAGAAGATCCAAGTCGATTACGAAGATGTCAAGCTGGATGGTTACTTCTTCTCCCCTTCCTGGATAAAAGGTCCGAAGCCGACCCTTTTTGCTCTCAACGGTGGCGACGAGTGGTCAATTGAAAACTATTTCTGGCTAGGTCCCGCTTTTATTTCGTGTGGATATAACTTTCTGGTTTATGACCAGCCTGGCACCGGCCTCTCGCTGTACGAAAAGGGAAAAGGAAGACGAGCGGACAGTGAGGCTTTCCATTCCCGAGCAATCGACTTTCTTCTAACGCGGCCAGAAGTCGATCCCGATAAGATTATCGTGCACGGTGAGAGTTTTGCGGCTTACGACTCTTTGCGATTCGCTTCGTTCGATCACAGAATTGCTGCCGTCATCTCCGACGGCGGTACGCATGCCTTTGATTGGGATGCAATGCTTAAATGGATGCCACCGAGTCTGGCCGCACATGGCATGAGAATTCTGGGGGCAAAAAGCATGGAGGACTTTGCGGGTAATCCGCGTTTTGCCTATGATCTTGAGGGGGTGCTTCACCAGATAGAATGTCCGCTTCTTGTAATGCACGGAGCGGAAGAGATATTGGTTCAGCCAAATCCGCTGACACAAGCCTTGAAAAATTATGAGCAAGCGGGTTCGAAAAACAAGACATTCTTCCCGATAGAGGATAGAAGACTTGGGGGATTAGAACACTGTCAGGTAGACAACATCAACGTGCTACATGAGGTAGCGCTGAATTGGCTCTGCTCAATTGGGCTTGGACCAGCTGCACCTCGTCCTAAGTGATTGCCAGGACGTCATAAAGTAAACTGGGGAATACGTCTATCGGATTCCCCAGTTATCCTTTCCAGGGGAGGAGTATTCGCTGGAGATGCTTTCGCAAGAAGAAATCAAGGAATTTGAAGCCGTGCAACTGTTTATGGAACGTGCGTTTTTGGTTGCTCCTAAGCTTCAGCCCACGCTGGAAAACTTGCAGCTTGTAGGTGCCATATGCAAAAAAATAGAAGGGATTCCGTTAGCCATTGAGCTTGCGGCTTCCAGAATGAGCATATTGACATTGGAACAGATGGAAGAACGTCTGGCGAGTCTGCTGACATTATTGACTGCTGGATGAAAAGCTCGTTGAGAAATATGCGAAGGCATTTGGCAAACCCGCATTGACAGTGCATTTTTTGAGACATTCATTCGCAACTCGTTATCACCTGGAGAACAATAACGTACCTAGGTTGAAGAATCAGTTAGGGCATTCGTCTATACAAACAACCATGATCTATACACATTTGTCTGATGAAGAAATGAGAACTGCAGTTAATAATATGGATAAGTGAGCAATTTCCAACGTAAGGAAACATGAAATCAGTGACACAAAATCCCACTATAATAAGTGAGAACTATGCAATTTTACATCCAACATAAAATTACATAATGATTTTTCAATGATAGCACAAGGAATAAAGTTAAAGAGGGTGCTTTGGTATCGAAAACAAGGGGAGTTTTGTGTCAATCAACAGTTTATGTTAAGGCATTTTTATCTCCGAAGATCATGCTATACATATGTACAAAATACGGGTTTTGTGAATATGTCTGAAGAGAACCTTATAGATGTAGTTTTCTGCTGCAACTGTTGTTGTACATTGACACAAAATCCCCTACTAAAATGACACAAAGTTCCCTACTTTAGTAGAATACAAAGAGATTGTCTGTAGTTACTCCAACTGATGAGAGCAGCGAATCATCGCAAAGTGATTTTAGGTGAGTGTAGTTATGAAATAGCTCGACTATATCTAAGGTTATTGAAAATGCGAAACCATTATTAATACGACCCAACTGCGGTCCGCTTAAGCGAATTCCCTCTTTGCAGAAGCGCAAGTTGTCGCGGGTTCGATAGATCTGGTCGGCCAGCACCGCTTTGGGATAATAACCAAATCTGGCGCGGTAACGCTCTACGGCGTCCTGCAATGTCTGCCCTTCGTTGTAGCTATCCCACGACAGATGCTCGCGGAAAGCGTAGCCGTTCACCACGCTAATCGCCAGCTTCTCTCCGAACTCGACGTTTGCCCTGGCTTTGCCGCGCACGATCGGTCTGACATGTGGCTGTGCGATACTGACAATCCGATCCGATATGCTGTGTGTCCGCTTGTCATACATCGTTTGCTGCTGACGATAAAGCTCTTGAATGACCAGCAGTTCCTTGTACAAACGCCGCGGCAGGCCGCTCGTCATATCGGCGAGTTCGGCGATCATGCGCAGATCACGGGAAACGAACCTGAGCTGCTTGCCGATCGCTTTTCGTATCGCGCGCGGCTTCACGCGCCGCTGCTTGGCAACCGCCAGATAGGCTTTGCGGGCACACTCTCGGTATGTTCTGGGCTTGCGGGTCTTTCCACGTTCCGGTTCGTGCAGGATGTCGATGATCTTCTCCAGCTTTTCTCTGGCCTGATTCAGTAACGACAAATCCGTCGGGTAGGCGATATCCGCCGGCGCGCAGGTAGCGTCCAGCAGCAGTTCGCCCTCGTTCGTCAGTTCCATCTGCTGTGGCTGCGTTTCTGAAGGCTTACCGGACGCTGCGTCAGTTCCGCTGCCAGGTTCATCGTCGTCCGATGAATCATCCGACACTTGCGCGCTTCTTCCAGAGCGATCCATTCATTCACTTCATCCAGAATTTCGCCACCCAATCGCTTGCGGAAATGCGTCATGAGAGAATGATGAAACGGACGGCGGTACCGATATTCCGGCAGACCGAGGAAGTACTGCAGATACGGGTTCTCCAGAATCTGACGAAGTGTCTCCCGATCATCGGTGCCAAGCCGCTCCTGGATGATGAGTGCGCCGAGCGCGATACGGATCGAAACGGCTTTTTGGCCCTTGAGGCTTTTCTTGAAGTTTTTCGCATACTTCTCTTCGAGCATCCACCACGGAATCATCTGGGCCAGCAGCACCCAGCGGTTATCTTCTGCGAGCTTTCCGCCGAACGGCAGAAAAAAGTCGACGGGCAGGTTCATCTGGTTCTCGGTTCGCTGATACAATCCTGACGCCTCCAAGTGCACGGTTTTTCACGGGGCTGCCCCGTTTTCCTTCGACATAAGAGGCCCTAAACCCTTGTGCCTGTTGGAGTTTTGATTCGTTCAGCAAGCCCTAGGTAAACCGTGTCCTATGGGCATCGGCGCACGTGTTTAGACTCC
This window of the Paenibacillus polymyxa genome carries:
- a CDS encoding response regulator transcription factor produces the protein MLKTILVVDDDEEIVKLITKSLRYEQFAITSAYSGKEALSALEENHIDFIVLDIVMPDMDGLDVCRSIRNSYNVPILFLSARDKDIDKIVGLEIGADDYMTKPFSIQELVSRIKAHFRKVDRLFKEWDELSPSNEKADSPLILNDKTFEAFLNSRKLDLSTKEFQILSVLMRHPNNVLTREQIYENVWGDEYGEINTVTVHIKNIRKKLGPEYDFIKTIWGIGYKYTEREQ
- a CDS encoding HAMP domain-containing sensor histidine kinase; translated protein: MKLKIKLPLLFLLMFIIFMFSIGMYLKLVFAVYSPIRSSLLDSRYIALLLPIFAIACIIFIILIIYIHFCIEKPIQLLNTRLEEVNIVHPLPPLVLRSNDEIGELYKHFNKMEHRLQLAHKEQTDMIAAIAHDLKTPLTSINGFTELLAMHKDLPETEKQEYYDLIQKKSGYMVELINDFSSFTKEKLELESMVAKPVKASKLFENIALEYEYELAGLDNELTCRHSFTENIWLMINEPMIRRVFGNLFSNAVRYGGKNKLKVYMTGYPLGQYAFFQIEDNGIGVPDKDISSLFLKFFTVNKSRQIQKGGLGLGLASCKSIIEHHRGEIDAYPSEYGGLGIRFSLPLAAQH
- a CDS encoding alpha/beta hydrolase family protein gives rise to the protein MSIEFSRWPNHYMMSYQVTKALGMASLGATDVTEIYEACKKIDPEDKDTWHREWLITAQALERHGKEAETAGNWYTARNCYIRACNYYRIAEYTVMDDDTEKIRVFKKVNELFEAAGKYFDVQPEKIQVDYEDVKLDGYFFSPSWIKGPKPTLFALNGGDEWSIENYFWLGPAFISCGYNFLVYDQPGTGLSLYEKGKGRRADSEAFHSRAIDFLLTRPEVDPDKIIVHGESFAAYDSLRFASFDHRIAAVISDGGTHAFDWDAMLKWMPPSLAAHGMRILGAKSMEDFAGNPRFAYDLEGVLHQIECPLLVMHGAEEILVQPNPLTQALKNYEQAGSKNKTFFPIEDRRLGGLEHCQVDNINVLHEVALNWLCSIGLGPAAPRPK